A region of the Antedon mediterranea chromosome 4, ecAntMedi1.1, whole genome shotgun sequence genome:
ACTTACAtgtcatttttgtttgttttttcataTTAATGAAtgttcttttatttcagaattacCATGACGGAAACATCAAATGAGTTCAAGCTAAACCAATGTCCAGATGATGGTATTTCTGCTGCTAAGTTCAGCCCAAAGTCATCACAGTTCCTTTTAGTATCTTCTTGGGATGAGAGTGTCCGACTATATGATGTTCAGTCAAACCTCCTTCGTACAAAATATAGCCATTCTCAAGCTGTTTTAGATTGCTGTTTTTATGTAAGTTCAGTGCAAACATTATGCCTAGTAGTGAAAATGGAAAAATCTTTCAACTAATGAAACattcaataaaaacattcattatttgtaattacCCAATTAAATGGCAAGGATACTTTCAGATGTGTTTATCACATTACACAATCTATTACAatcaatattacagtatattgattttaaaaattcaatcaGATTAAGTCGTAGAGAGGTCATCATGATTTAAATGATGTTTGTCCACATTAGCAAGTGAACCGCTAGTGTTGATAATTAAGTATTAAATGTTGCTATTATTATCTCTTGTTTTTTAGGATGGTACACACACATACAGTGGTGGTTTAGACAAGCAGTTGAAGGTGTTTGATGTCAATACAAGCTCAGGTATCTGGATGTTGAAAACATTTTCTAGCCCTTttataaacataacaaaaacTTGCAGAATAAATTAGATTGGGTTCTGACTCCTTCCCCTCCTAATAAGTAATTTTCTCCCCAACCCTTCTTGCTCTTACCGCACAAATACTGTGGTAATTTCTTCTTCTTAAATTTTATTAGAACAAATAAGGCTAATggtaattttacatttttctgcCACAGTCAccataaattaatatttgatgTATGTTCATGTATGAAATTGTTTCTTATTGACAACAAGATCAGCTTTGCGTCTAAAGCCATGTTTATTATCAGCAAGGTTTTCTATTGGCAAGGCCGACCATGCTCCTTAATTCCGTTCAGTTTCTACTGATAGAAACTTTTAATTTGACCTATAGTCATGCCGATAAGAAAATATAAACTACATGCATGGTTGAACGTGACACACATTTAGACAGTACCTATTataattataggtgtgctacaaattgcactcctctaTACATTCAGGTATGCTGTACtagtaggtgtgctgtttgtattttggtgtgtagaagtttaccaaatttaagcactgtaaatcgcactcctcaagggcagttaggtgttaggtgagtgatcacaCTCAAAAGAAATGGCCTGACTTTACATACTACATTAAACTATATTAAACAACCCAtatatttttcctttttttatagaaattacTGTTGGCAATCATGAAGGAGCTATTAAATGTGTTGAGTATTGTCCAGATGTGAATGTAATAATCACTGGTAGTTGGGATCAGACAGTGAAGCTATGGGACCCTAGGACACCATGCAATGCAGGTTCCTTCTCACAGCCTGATAAGGTACGGTATTAATGTCCTTAGACCATGCCTGTGAGTAAACTATCATCaggctaaagcgtggttcctactagaacgcaacgcagcgaggTATctacgcaaagtgctgtattgcgtaatcacacgTAGGAACcaacgacgcaatagtgctgcaaacatcgtaggtttgatttcacgcagacggGGGCATacacaatgattggaagggcattttcttacgttacGAGTAGATTGCGTTgggtcgctagtgggaaccaagcttaacaaaATGATCTTTGTGCCGAGCTGTTGGTCTCTAAACTATTGTATTGTGGTGTCTTGTATAGTCGGAGGATATCATCACTCACTCCAGCATCTTCTGACAGACTCTAATCCTTTTTAACTTGCATACATTTCTGTATAACTATTCTATTCAGTACTGATTAGCTTTAACCTTTTGTAGCAAATCCACATCATTTCTGGTCTTCCAATTATTCCTGTTATGGTCCTCAGGTCACCAGATCTGACATTATTTTTCCGTCACACCTTTTACAGTTGCCATAGCtttctattattaaattaaaaatctttGTTAATAATATGCATTGGTTACTGCCTATGAGCTTGTGTGGTTGTATCTCAATACATAGCATGATTTATTTTCCAGGTATACACAATGGCAGTTTGTGGAGAAAGATTAATTGTTGGAACAGCAGGTAGGAAGGTCCTGGTGTGGGATCTCCGAAACATGGGCTATGTACAGCAGAGACGAGAATCAAGTTTAAAGTACCAGACGCGCTGTATTCGCTCCTTCCCAAATAAACAAGGCTACGTTTTGAGTAGTATAGAGGGCAGAGTTGCCGTAGAATACCTTGACGCAAGCCCCGAGATACAGAAAAGGAAATATGCATTTAAATGTCACAGATTAAaggttattattttaatttaatcattaagtattttatatgtcaattgcttatgtatttttttacgcatccaacagcgagtaactcaccaattgtaggatagataaactattttataattgattatgcttataaactaaatcTCATTTGAGGCCTAGGGAGTGAGTTGAAAGAGTTGCGAGTTACAAccatggcactaggtcaggattgaaacCTACACCtttggattggaaggcaagcaagTTAACCACCAATTTACAGCTCCattcttaagcgtggttcccactagcgatgcaatataagcaaatgcccttccaataattgtgtttgcccccgcctgcgtgaaatcaaacctgctta
Encoded here:
- the LOC140046154 gene encoding mitotic checkpoint protein BUB3-like, which gives rise to MTETSNEFKLNQCPDDGISAAKFSPKSSQFLLVSSWDESVRLYDVQSNLLRTKYSHSQAVLDCCFYDGTHTYSGGLDKQLKVFDVNTSSEITVGNHEGAIKCVEYCPDVNVIITGSWDQTVKLWDPRTPCNAGSFSQPDKVYTMAVCGERLIVGTAGRKVLVWDLRNMGYVQQRRESSLKYQTRCIRSFPNKQGYVLSSIEGRVAVEYLDASPEIQKRKYAFKCHRLKNEGKEEIYPVNAIAFHSGHNTFASGGSDGFVNIWDGFNKKRLCQFHRYPTSISYLAFSHDGSILAIASSYMYENGDIDHPDDAIFIRKVTDQETKPKI